CGACTCGGCGGCCTCTGCCATGCGAATGCTCTCCGAGACCGGCTGCGACGCCGTGATGATCGGGCGAGCGTGCCGAGGCAACCCTTGGATATTCAGGGAGTGCGTGCACCTCTGGCAGACCGGCCAGGAGGCGCCGCCGCCCACCCTCGAGGAGAAGCTGCGGCTCATCCTCGAGCACCTCGAGCTGGTGCATCAGCGCGAGGGTGAGGGGGCGCCACTCGTGCAGATGCGCAAGTTCCTGAGCTGGTACGTCAAGGGGCTGCCCAACTCGGCCCATTTCCGCGAGAAGGTCTTCCGGATGGAGCACATCGATGAGCTGTCGGAAGCGGTCGCGGAGTACTTCGAGGTGACGCTGGCCGCCGACCGCGTCGCCTAGGTCGGGTGCAGCGCCCTTCGTGACCTGCATCGCGCAGGTCAGGAGCAGGAGATCGGTACATCCGAACGAACATGGGTGCCTTTTGGGGCCGGGATCCGGTGTCAGCGGCCCCAACGCATCGAGCACGGAGGAACCTTCATTGGCCATTGGTGTACAGCCTGAGATCCGAACGGGCAAGGAGCTGCTCCGCGAGGTCGAGGAGAAGTACCGCAAGTACTACAACCCCTCGCTCGTCCGCCTGCTCAAGTTCGGTGGTTTCGGCGCCCTCGAGTGGGTGGGCGAAGGCACGCGGGTCTTTGACGTCGATGGTCGCGCCTACCTCGACTTCGCCGGCGGGTACGGCGTCTTCAATCTCGGCCATCGGCATCCGCGCGTGGTCGAGGCCGTTCGCCAGCAGCTCGACAAGATGCCGCTGTCGGCCAAGATGTTCTTCAACAAGCCCATGGCCGACCTTGCAGAGCGCCTCGCCCAGATCACGCCGGGCGCGCTCCAGTACTCCTTCTTCTGCAACAGCGGAACGGAGTCGGTGGAAGGGGCCCTGAAGCTGGCGCGCCTGTCCATGGGGAAGCCGGGCATCATCGCCACACTGAACTCCTACCACGGCAAGACCTTCGGGTCGCTCTCCGCCTCCGGCCGCGATCTCTTCAAGACCCCGTTCGAGCCCCTACTCCCCGCGGTCAGTCACGTGCCCTTCGGTGATGCCGATGCGGTAGAGCAGGCCATCGTCGCGTTCGACGGCCTCGCGGCAGCCGTCATCGTCGAGCCCATCCAGGGAGAGGGGGGCATCCATGTCCCGCCCGACGACTACCTCCCGCGCGTGCAGGAGATCTGCCGTCGGCACGACGTGCTGCTCATCGTTGACGAGGTGCAGACCGGACTTGCGCGCACGGGCAAGATGTGGGCGGTCGAGCACTGGGGCGTGGAGCCGGACATCCTGGTCAACGCCAAGGCGCTCGGAGGGGGCGTCATGCCCATGGGTGCACTGGTGGGCACGCCACGGGTCTGGCAGCCACTGGGGCCCAACCCGCTCATCCACACCTCCACGTTCGGGGGGTCGCCCATGGCCTGCGCCGCTGGCCTCGCCACCATCGAGGTCATTCAAGAGGAGCGACTGGCCGAGCGGGCCACCGAGATGGGCTACCTGCTCATCGAAGGCCTCAATGAGGTGGCCGCGCGCCATCCGGAGATCGTGGCTGAGGTTCGCGGACGCGGTCTCATGGTGGGCGTCGAGCTCGCCGAGGAGCGCTTCGGCGGCATCGTCATGCTCGAGATGGCGCACCAGGGTGTGATCGGGGTCTACACCCTCAACATGCCGCGCGTGATTCGTTTCGAGCCCCCGCTCATCGTGTCGACCTCCGAGGTCGATCAAGCCGTCAGTGCATTCGAGGCCGCCGTGAAACGCGCGCGGACCATGTTCAAGGTCTAGTCAGGAGGACCGCAGACACGTGCCATACGTGGAGGAGCAGATCTACATCGAGGGCGACATCGAGGCGGTCTACGCCATCGCCTGCGACATGGAGAAGTACCCTCAGTACATGCCGGACGTGGAGTCGGTCACGGTTCTCCAGCGCGATGGCAGCTGTACCACGACCGAGTGGGTCACCGATGTCGAAGGCACACCCCTCGTCTGG
This region of Pseudomonadota bacterium genomic DNA includes:
- a CDS encoding aminotransferase class III-fold pyridoxal phosphate-dependent enzyme, with the translated sequence MRTGKELLREVEEKYRKYYNPSLVRLLKFGGFGALEWVGEGTRVFDVDGRAYLDFAGGYGVFNLGHRHPRVVEAVRQQLDKMPLSAKMFFNKPMADLAERLAQITPGALQYSFFCNSGTESVEGALKLARLSMGKPGIIATLNSYHGKTFGSLSASGRDLFKTPFEPLLPAVSHVPFGDADAVEQAIVAFDGLAAAVIVEPIQGEGGIHVPPDDYLPRVQEICRRHDVLLIVDEVQTGLARTGKMWAVEHWGVEPDILVNAKALGGGVMPMGALVGTPRVWQPLGPNPLIHTSTFGGSPMACAAGLATIEVIQEERLAERATEMGYLLIEGLNEVAARHPEIVAEVRGRGLMVGVELAEERFGGIVMLEMAHQGVIGVYTLNMPRVIRFEPPLIVSTSEVDQAVSAFEAAVKRARTMFKV